cttttgatattttctctTGACCCTTTCCAAATTATTTGCCCTACTGAacagttttctgttttccCTCCCCATGATCTATAGAGAGAAAAATACACAGTTGTAGCAAGCGATTAGTCTAGATAAcatgacgtttttttttttcacttggaATTACCTGTACAGTGTAGTTGCTATTTTCCCCCCTTTCTGGCTACCCCTGTGGAATGTCTTGTTTTGCATGTGGTTTTTCTTTTCCACTGTCTGGCAATTGAACTGGTGGATCATCCCATGAATCTCCAAAAATTGGGGGACATGATAAACAAGAACTGTAGAgaaaaaatgcataaaattACTTGGTCTCGGAGATCCCAAGTCACTTAAGGAATCTCATTTTAATCTTACCATGTATATATGGAATTACATCCTGTGGAGAGATAAAAGAAAgcacaattaaaataatatatctactgatttttattttttcagtgaCATATGATCAAATAAGGCTTGTGTCCTGCCAGTTCAACTAACCACAGGGATGTAGAATTACCTCATCAAACGTGGCCTTTCTAAATTTGGTTCCCCATTGGCGGGCCTTTTCTTGAAAAGCATCTGCTCGAAGATGTGCTTCATCTCCAGGATTTGCCCCAAGAGCATCAGTGAGGACCATCAAACGTTTCCACACTTGTGTCAGCTCTGATATGCTAAGAACTGTTTTCTCACAAGTAGGAGTGGACGATGGctacaaaacacaaagcaattgTTAAATTAGCTTTATACACAGTAGTATCCTGGGTGTGCTGgtcttttttataatgaaaataaaaatcataccTCAAACACTATGTTGTTGCGGTCAAGATGATCCTTGAGTGTGGCACGTAGGAAGTCCTTGGTGCCTGTCGACCGCAGATGGAACTTCCTACATTCCTCCACTAGCTGGGCTTTGGTCAGACAGTCAAGGCTGGTGATGGACTTGTTCTCCATGTCTCCTAGGAAGGCATGAAGATCAAGCCCCCTAATGATAGTTTCCAAATCATCACCTTTATAAGGAAAAGAGgtatcaaagaaaataaataaccaaACTTTATAGTAATTTCATATTAGTTTCAGTTATTATAACAGTCTTTTCTATTAAGTCAGTTATTTACTTACAATCCAAAGAGCTCCACttggttgttgttttgccactGTCATCCTGGACATCATAGAAACAAAACCTCACACCTGCAAATACAATAtggcaagaaaacaaaatgataatcACCATAAGACATCCCCTATACCCATTTACCCTATacatgaaatttttatttacccaAAGCTTCTATTGCTTCTTCCATGGCTTTTTTAACATTCTGCTCTATAGCCCAGCAAGCAACCTAGAAGTTTAATATATACCagaaactttttaaaaaaatggctcAATGGAGATTTGAATTAATGTGAAAATGCCAAATTGTTAAATAAGCATAATTTTACCTGGTTGAGAAGTTTTCCCATGATCCTCAATTTGAGGTGCAGGGTGTCGGGTATGACCTTGGTAAATTCAATGTCCACGAGAGGTAAACATTGAACTCCCTTGGCATTTGGACACCCAACACGTGCACGGCACTGGTTTAAGGTTCTGGTTATGGGCCATTGTGGGACTGaaatttttatcaaatttatcTAGTTATTTATAATATAGCTGACAATGGAATAattcataaaaacaaaattatcaacaATCATTATATTCATTACATAACATTCATTATATAAGTAACAAAATAAACTTACTAGAAAAGTCTCTGATCATCCTTTTGCTGCACTCGCACCAAATGCAGAAGTACAAGGCATAGGGACTATTAATTCCGAGAATACACGCCATGAACTTCCAGTCAGTACACATCACCCTTAAAAAAAGGGATAAAAGTTACATATGTCCTGTTTAATGCCAGATCATAAGATTATtggttgcaaaaaaaatgaaacctaCCAATCAATAGTGTATTCAAGGCCATTAACAAGAATGCCGGTTCTCCCTAGGCCCAtacatacatactttttatttgGTCCTTATACAGATTGTGTACAAGGGATGAGTTCCAATTAAAATTAAAGATTGTTTCACATGCGATGAAGGACTACAGCGTTAATGTGCTTCGTAACGCAGTGATTTTGGCAATCTTATCTGCTTATCTTCCTCGAATGGTCACACCAAAATTTTGATGATCGCATGCCCGATTACAATTGTTCGGTTATATAAACAATGCCTTGGTACATCCTCTAAGGTAATACATAATCTCCACTGAACTCTGTCAACCTAGCCCCGTCCCCAGGTTTTTACCTTGCTGACAGATCCATAATGCTTTGCGCGCAGACTCACactttccaatatggcggacgcATGAAAGGGCCAGTGACGTCATAGCCATGTAAAGCGTGATAGGCCCGCCGAGAAGCGAAGGGGGACGAGGGGGACGAGGCTACTGTCACCCGCGGTCCACGCGATGCGCGCGCACCTATTACGTTCTCGTGTACTTTATACttatttcctttcctttttcCCCTTTTTGTACTGTTTATGAAGCACACAAATGAAGATATTTCCAGTATCATTTCTTTCTTCGGCGTGCGTGCGTGTTATAATCTGACTAACCCTGGCGTTAGACAGATGTGCGAGAACCGAAAACAACAAATCCGTAAGCTGTCATCGAGGGACCCACACTTCCGGTCATGACTTCCGGTTAGCTCAAAGGTAACGGGTCGGATTTCCTTGGGCATTACACTCTGCGCAATGGCTTGGAAGGTTTTGCTGCTCGTGTTTCTCGCCGTTCCGGGTAAGCCAAGGCATAAAATTACTAGAATACATAATATCAGAATTACGATACTGCTGTTATGTCGAGCACTATACTATTGGTAGATGAAATGCTGGTGACCCCGAGGAATTGACATATATTCCTACGCAATAAGTCTTCGTGACGATGGTCAAAATTAAAACTTTTCTTTGTACGTGCGTAGGTCAGTAATCCTAACTATCTTGTCACGTGAATTAGGCTTTTCGTTCTCTTAATCATAACAGCCACGGCAGTTGCATTTGACAGTGGTCTGAGTTGCTACCTGATAAGAACAACCTAAAGTCTCTTACTATTGCCATCTTTGCATTATAAATACGGGAAAACACCCGGTCTAGTCGATCGTTAAAAATCGATACCGATTTAGAAACCGATAAATCGAAAAAAATCAATGATTTGTATCGATTTGTGTCGATATCGATTTTTAACGATTGACTAGACCGGGGAATACAATAAAATTCACTTAATTAAATGTTTTTGAGACATATGTTGATTTCAAAAATTCTTGAAAAAAGCTACGAAGAGTACCGGTTAcctatgttttatttttatcattttattattgttattatggTTCTGGGAGGTTTCTTGCTCCTTGCACATtgtatttttatcagaaaataaaacgaattttttttatatatgcGCTTCGGCGGATAAGCGCCTAGCCTCTGCTTTTGGCTTTTATTACCAGCTCATGGTGATCTGCCCAAACCCGTCTTACTATCCGAGATTACCCGTGCGAAATGAACTCCCAAGATTTGGGACCTCCTAGGATTTCCTAGAATATCCTGGATTTCCTAGGATATCCTGGATATTCCTAAATATCGGGAAATCGAATTTGGAAGCATTTAGGAATATAGGTACCAAACGCGCGAGTAGTCTTTCCGTCACAAAATATTCACGGTTTCTTGTTTACTTCAAATATTTCTGACGACATAATAACCAGGTCGACAAATCGTCAGGAGTCAGGAGAAAATTCAGTTGCTTGAAACCAAGGATACCAAGGATACATAGTGGGTTGGTGGTAATGGTGTCGGTGGTGTGAAatcgtgatgatgatgatgttgatggtgatggtgatggtgatgacgatgatgatgactgtggtaataatgatgaatgatggtgatgatggtgatgtctATGTTGATGGCGATTATGAACATGATGGTGAGGGCGActaagatgatgataatgccGATAGTGATattggtaatgatgatgatgagaatGGATGGTGGTTGTGAGAATGATGATTATTGTGCTACTCTGTGGCTGCTACGATAAAGGTAATTATCATAAATAAGATTGATAAATTGTAATGATAACGACAATAGTAATAACGCATGTTGTGATAATAGTGGTCGTACATTGTGATGTTGAACAcacatttatatttttctagcGTTTGCCATCCCACCGCCTGTAAATGACGTCTTTTCCGCTCTTAAGGACGGACCCAAGAGGTATAAACCTATCCCAGGCCTACTAGAACCAGGTCCCATAATAATTCGTGGTAATGACATAGCACAGGAATCCCCTGAGCCTGAGCAGTCTGCTGAATGCGTCATCTGTGAGTTCGCCATGTCTGAGCTGAAAAGCTTAATTGGACAAAACTCTACTCAGGTTGGTATTGAGAGTTATTTGAGAGTTGAAActccttttctttttataaataCTGTTTTAGGAGCAAGCGGCAACTCTTCGTTTGGGTCCTATGAAATTTTCCTTTGTCTGGAGACACTAATATCatcttgtcagccacacctttgttattgttttcatttaatattaatatattaAGGTACATAATGTGCCAATATCTCAAAATAACCacctaaaaacaaagtctAAAACTTTATTTACCGAATTAAAcctaaaatattgcattggcttccccaaatcggtcgatggaaatagatgctttttttttccatttggtactttgctaggatgacaaaatggcggcttacAGAATCTCTCGACGAAATAGGGGGAGGGCAAGATCGCCAGTATGTGGCATAAAACAATCTACGCAGGCATTGAAAAATAGAGTGGCTTTTGTGCTTGGTGGTTTGACAACATTGATTCGTTGTCTGGTTTTGGCTTTCAAAACACGCCATTTTTGCCGttaattttttgtgtgtgacaATTGATTGTGGGTTGCGTGACGTCAAATCTATATGACGTTGCTGTGTTATATATCCATATGAATTCAGCTCAACACTCAACTCGTTGCAGGATGAGATAAAAGTTGCTCTTAACAAAGTCTGCAGTTTGTTGCCGTCATCAATTTCGAAAGAGGTATCGCAAACATTgatattttcatgttttttttgttctgttttGTTAAATATTTACCAGGGCCTTAGCAGGGGGTGAGGCACTAGGGgcacgtcccccccccccaattttttttattagaaaatgaccagaagaGAGGCGTGgttgtgcccccaatattttctttatgtttctgtattgtgcccccccccccccccccccaatctgacgtggcctgctacggttTACACATTTTCATTGGGTTATTGGTTATACCTTCCACGTTGTTTAGTGCGCCAGCTTTGTCAACACTTACGAGGAGGAAGTCTTGAAGATCCTTTCTCAAGAGCTCAACCCTGATATGGTGTGCACATCACTAGGACTTTGCTCTGGTGTCAAACAAGGTATGCTGTGAGGGGAGGCGGGCGCTATTGTACGGGATGCCTGTGGCGATATTTTGCGCGTTTTTTGCACGGGTTGCCTGTGACGTTCGTTTGGCGCACCTTTGTACGCGATACTTGTGGCGATATTCCGTGCGCTACCGACGGGATGCTTGAGGTAATATTGCTCACTTTATCGTTCGGGATATCTGTGGCGATATTTGGCGCGCTATTGTACGGGATACCTATGGCGATATTCAGCGCGCTATTGtacgggatacctgtggcgaTATTCAGCGCGCTATTGtacgggatacctgtggcgaTATAACGTGCACTATTGTACGGGATACCTTTCGCGCTATTTAGGGCGCTTTTTACGGGATACATGTGGTGACATTTAGCCCGCTATTGTATAGGATACCTGTGGCGATATTCAGCGCGCTATTGTACGGGACACCTGTGGCGATATAACGTTCGCTATTGTACGGGATACCTTTGGCGATATTTAGCGCGCTATTTaacgggatacctgtggcgaTATTCCGTGCGCTATTGTATGGGATACCTTTGTCGATATTTAGCCAGCTATTGTACAGGATACCTCTGGCGATGTTTAGGGCGCTATTGTACGGTATAACTGTGGCATTATTTAGCGCGCTATCGTACGGGATACATGTGGCGATATTTAGCGCGCTATTGtacgggatacctgtggcgaTATTCCGTGCGCTATTGTACGGGATACCTCGGGTGATATTTAGCCCGCTATTGtacgggatacctgtggcgaTTATTTGGCGCGCTTTTctcgggatacctgtggcatTAATGTTCCCGAGTGTTTATTTACAGCTGTGCTGGTTAAAGATGCGGCTGGTGGTGGACCGTACTGTGCCTTGTGCGAGTTCGTGATGGAAAAACTGGACAATGAGCTGAAAGACAACGCTACTGAGGTTACTAAATACAACCAACTTCCTATTTATCATCGTCCCCATTTAGATCAATAGCTGCCGTTTTACTAAATAGGGAATTGAGCTAAAAAAAACCTCGTGAGCTGAAAAGAAATGACATTGTTTTTATATTATGTCAAAGCACTGGCTAAAAGTGATAGATGTTGGTGCTGAGAAATCCGACAATTTTGGGGGCAGAAACCTATAGCATATGTAGGTGGAGTGTTTAAGGGCTTTAACCCCTTGGACTGTCAAAGAAAATTGACATGTGAAAAAGATTCCATAAAAAGGTATCCTTTTAGATACATGCCCCTACCCATCTCTTAAGCTGCGTTAAAAGTACCAGCATAAAATGAAATAGTATttactttgtttttaattgcCACTGAGCCAACCCATTCTTAAGCGAAAAGCGAGATTCGCCCATGCAAACAGACTTCTAACAAAACAGAAGCATAGGCTGTTTAAATATGTTTCATCGACATTATTCTAATTCCTTGTATTTAATTCATTATGACTCGCATGACGCATATCACAAGCGAAATTCTGATGATTATAATTTTCTTTGAAATTCGCATTATTATTAACAATGCACCTTAccttgttgttgatgattatATTCTTATCTCACATCAGCAAGAGATAGAGGAGGCCTTGAGCAAAGTCTGCGGCTATCTACCAAGTTCCATCAGAAGCGAAGTAAGTACGATTTTCATAAACAAGGCTCATATACATTATCATAAAAATAGGATGTGTGGTCCACATCTATCCTTAAATCTCTTTCTGATCGAACTAATATACACACAAAACCATCAAAGGTGCAAAGGCTCGATTACCCACGGCACGCAAAGGCGCATGGATTACCCACGGCGCGCAAAGGCTCATCGATTATCCACAGCACGCAAAGGTTATTGATTATCCACGGCACGCAATGGCTCATCGATTACCCACGGCACGCAAAGGCTCATCGATTACCCGCGGCGCGCAAAGGCTCATCGATTATCCACAGCGCGCAAAGGCTTATCGATTACCCACGGTGCGCAAATGATCGATTACCCACGGCACGCAAAGGCTCATCGATTACCCACAGCACGCAAAGGCTTATCGATTACCCACGGTGCGCAAATGATCGATTTCCCACGGCTCGCAAAGGCTCATCGATTACCCACGCACGCAAAGGCTCATTGATTACCCACGGCGCGCAAAGGCTTATCAATTACCCGCTGCGCGAAATGGCTCATCTATTACTCAAGGCGCGCAAAGGCTCATCGATTACCAACGGCGCGCAAAGGCTCATCGTTTACCCGTGGCGCGCAAAGGGTTATCGATTATCCACGGGGCGCAAAGGCTTATCGATTACCCACGGTGCGCAAATGATCGATTACCCACGGCACGCAAAGGCTCATCGATTACCCACACACAAAGGCTCATCGATTACCCACGGCACGCAAAGGCTCATCGATTACCCATGGCGCGCAAAGGCTCATCGATTACCCACGGCGCGCAAATGCTCGATTAGTCACGCATAGAGTCTGTGCGTGGAATTCCACTTATTGTGTGCCATGTAAAGGGTAGCAAATCTATGATTATTTCAATATATTAAGCGCATGACGGAGGAAAACAATTATGTTGACTGTGCTTTTTTCATatcccaacccccccccccccctcattgGTGGACTGTTGTTTACAAGGTGGCCCATAAAAACCTGACATGGTCTCTTCACGTCTAACGCTATCTTTCGTTTTAAATTTCTAGTGTGATGCCCTGGTGAAGGAATATGGACCCATGATAATCCAGCTACTGGTCCAGGAATTGGATCCAAGTGTCATCTGCAAGGAGCTAGGGCTGTGCACCCAGAAAAGACAAACAGAAGGCTTAGAGGAAGCGCCTCAGCTTAATTCCGTGACCTGTGAAGTTTGCACGGTTGTTATGAGTTACCTGGACGACACCCTTAAAGAGAACGCTACAGAGGTTAgaccattaaaaaaaaggatttatcAAAATTGACCTATATGtatttaaaaagtaaaaacccAGACTTAAATTTCAGAAATAACGAAGCTTTGTTGATACATCTAAATTCCAGAGAATTTAAAGTGGAAAGCTCGGTGCTGTGCATCTTTCCTCCCTTGATACTTATTTGATATTTCAGGAAGAAATAAAGGAGGCTTTAGATAAAGTTTGCAGTTATTTGCCATCCTCGATTAAATCAGAGGTAAGTGTTGTAATTCAAAAAGGGACGCCACCAAACAATGCCAAGTCACACAAAAGCACCAATCTCGTCAACGTGCATAACAGGTGCACAGTGCTTATACCCTAAAGTACTAGTACAGTAACCATTATAGCCCTTAGCCTTCTTTTTGGGTTTACTGTGGTTGATGATATGACGTCACCCGAAACCCTCTTTTCCAAGTTGCCTCTCCCAAGCCCCTCTTGCCTCACGCCAGCCACATGAATCCCAAACATAACGTCAAGATCGTCGTGCTAAAGTGGAACTAAGACAGTTTTGTGTTTTGTGTTTAGTGCACCGCACTGGTGGATGAATATTCAGATGCAATTATAAATGCAATCGTATCAGGGCTCCAACCTGAAATGGTCTGCGCGGAGATTGGATTGTGTACAGGGAAGAACTTGGAAGGTGACAATTAAATGTCAGTGAAGACAGTGACGCCTAGGACAAACGCTGTTCATTTCATCATAGTTAAACAGCCTccgtcagccgccattttgccaTCCTAGGAAAGGACCAAGTGACAAAAAGCATCAATTTCCATCGGCGGATTTGGGGAAGGCAATGCGAttttttcgattgaatttagcaaataaagtatcaaactttgtttttagatggttattttgagattttaatACATTATGTGCCTGAGGGGAATGGTTACGAAACCTGGCGAACTTCAAAGGCCGAAGTCTTTGATTGGATTTTGGCCTAGTCACATGGTTGTGTAAGTCGAGCGTACAGTTAGATGATATAGGGAGTGAACGAAGAATCGTTGCTTTGTGCTTTAATACCGCTTTTGGATCCATTTAAAACTCCTCAGTGTTGATGCAGATTCGAACCAATCCTATCATTCTTGCCGTGTAAGATCACTGAGGTTGTCCGATAGAGCTTACCCTCTGAGAAAGTTAAGCCCCGCTCGGTACTTGTATAAATACATGTGGCTGTATAAAACTATTGACTATGTAGTTTATGTATACTGTCGAAATGCAAAAGAGCATAGAACTATCgaattgttttatttgcatgcattgtACACGAAAAGAACGGCGTCTAAACTAGGCCtgagacagacggacagacagattGCAAAAAAGGCTATGAAGCAGGCgagtacccaggggggtgcgaaGGGTGCGCGTgcacccccccttggcggccaaaaagtgggtcatttcttcttctgaaggaatcttcaaatactatgctttttccatatgatatttAATGactgccctcccccccccccccccccccccccccccccgcacctcagccaatcctgggtacgcgcttGATGAAAGGTTATAAAACATATCTTTTATTACTGACACAAATATATCAATTGTTTCTTATCACCGTATCTTTTACATTGCAGCACAAGAAAGCAAAACGGAATGCAAGTTCTGCGTAGGCCTTTTGACAGAAGTGTTCAAGAATAACGCCACAGCGGTAAGACAATGGCCAATGTATACCAATGTATACCAATGTATACCAATGTATACCAATGTATACCAATGTATACCAATGTATACCAATGTATACCAATGTATACCAATGTATACCAATGTATACCAATGTATACCAATGTATACCAATGTATACCAATGTATACCAATGTATACCAATGTATACCAATGCATACCAATGCAGTGGCGGATCTAGGATTAGAAGGGGGGAGGTTACCTGTTTGAAAGTCTGTCgcgatttttttagattttatggaatatatatttcatgttACCAATACTTCTACAAAATGTCGAGAATACTTTTATTTTCCCGGTTTTGTTAAAATTGCTTTTGTTACTTATATTAAAGTTTTGAATTACAGAAAACAGCTCCTCTTACTATCTGGAGGAATACTCCTCTTACTATCTGGAGGAATAACGCCATCCGCCATGGTTGCGCTGCCATAAAACGCCTACGGACCTCCATTCTGTCGATCAAGACTGTTTTGTTAAATAATATGAATCCGAATCTGTCAGACGAATCTTTAAAGTGGCGCAAAAAATCAATAATGCAAACGAGATGTGCATTCAACTAGCGAAGTAAATCCTTCAATTCTATTCTCAAGCAAataacaaaagcaaaataacaaacaaagaaaaacaatataaaagcAATTACATTTCTCAAAAGTATTCCAGTATTCAGAACAAAAGTGTCGCATTAGTTTGATCCATAGCCTTCAATGATGAAGATCCTATCTGTTTAGGAACAAGCCCTGCAATCTCTGAAGCGAGTGTGCGCTCTTATTCCGGATAGCCCCTACCGCACCCAGGTATGTACCATGATCTAACTACCCATTacacctttttcttttcattaccaagaaatacgcattcattttagcctaaattacaaacatttacgccgatgtactgtcatttaagcgaaagtaaaatcattcgaactaaaaggaaatacattaacgaactttacataattgagtgcacacaattgcattttcttcacattcatttacactattcgacaaccaggaataaaaaatctatttttatttgcgCGTTGATacataacaataacacaaacaaaatatcaataatacaaGACCTCGCAATCAATACAGTAAACGAAATATTCAtcaacatttttattacagcaaGTGCAAACAATAGTATTTTGTGAAAGTCATTTGCATGCTTCTTACAAACATTAGCGCCTCCGTACAAACAATAAGCCCTTTATGACAAACAATAttctaaaataattatttaattacTTATCGTTTATTTGTGCCCTAATAATGCACATACATGCAAAATAAATGATACTAGTTCTCAAAAATCACCCTTCGATCATTTTGCCGTTGAGGCAGCGTGGTAGATAGGTTTGCATGAACCTATACCATTCGCCACATTATGGCagtgtgatggtgttgatgtttCGTTGAAGCGCTTCCAGGGTTAAGAAACGGACTGTAGGACGGCAACatttttgtttctgtatttGGGCCCGGGTTAAAACGGCGAAATTAtcgaatattaattttttagcgctagtatcatttattttgactGTATGTGCATTATAAGGGCACAAAAAAACGAGAAgtaattgaataattattttaggatATTGTATAGGATATGCTGCAATAGTTGTTCTAACTGCTGCTTCAGTTGTTGCCATATGCTGCAATAGTTGTTCTTACTGCTGCTTCAGTTGTTGCCATATGCTGCAATAGTTGTTCTTACTGCTGCTTCAGTTGTTGCCATATGCTGCAATAGTTGTTCTAACTTCTGCTTCAGTTGTTGCCATATGCGGCTGTTGTTGCCTTTGCAATCGTCGTCGTTGTAATTGTTCTTATTGTTAATTATGCCCTCTTTTTGtacctttttcctttttttctgcaGTGTGACAAACTCGCCACTGTGGGGGAGCGGATATTCAACCTGTTGATGCTACTTGGCCCCCAAAAAGCCTGCGAACTCATCAAAGTCTGTCCAGCGTCTAACCTTTTGCAAGGTAAAGCTATTCCCTTTAATACGCGTGACCACTCACTTTTGAACGTTTTTTGGTCGCCCCTAATAGAAGGATTTAAATGAGCGTTTTAAGCGTTTCCCTTATTTGCgacttgttttcattttatccTTTATTTTCTACATACGCGTGACCGTGCACGTGGGTGAGCGTGATCATATACCTGAATAAGCGTGACTATACATGTGAATTGTCACGCTCACCCACGTGCATGGTCACGCTCATCCATACACTTGGATGGTTGTGA
The DNA window shown above is from Nematostella vectensis chromosome 15, jaNemVect1.1, whole genome shotgun sequence and carries:
- the LOC116619954 gene encoding uncharacterized protein LOC116619954 encodes the protein MGLGRTGILVNGLEYTIDWVMCTDWKFMACILGINSPYALYFCIWCECSKRMIRDFSIPQWPITRTLNQCRARVGCPNAKGVQCLPLVDIEFTKVIPDTLHLKLRIMGKLLNQVACWAIEQNVKKAMEEAIEALGVRFCFYDVQDDSGKTTTKWSSLDCDDLETIIRGLDLHAFLGDMENKSITSLDCLTKAQLVEECRKFHLRSTGTKDFLRATLKDHLDRNNIVFEPSSTPTCEKTVLSISELTQVWKRLMVLTDALGANPGDEAHLRADAFQEKARQWGTKFRKATFDEDVIPYIHVLVYHVPQFLEIHGMIHQFNCQTVEKKNHMQNKTFHRGSQKGGKIATTLYRSWGGKTENCSVGQIIWKGSRENIKSSEDKEKMYLFIYYIFGAIYYCCKYHYL
- the LOC116619953 gene encoding prosaposin isoform X1 encodes the protein MAWKVLLLVFLAVPAFAIPPPVNDVFSALKDGPKRYKPIPGLLEPGPIIIRGNDIAQESPEPEQSAECVICEFAMSELKSLIGQNSTQDEIKVALNKVCSLLPSSISKECASFVNTYEEEVLKILSQELNPDMVCTSLGLCSGVKQAVLVKDAAGGGPYCALCEFVMEKLDNELKDNATEQEIEEALSKVCGYLPSSIRSECDALVKEYGPMIIQLLVQELDPSVICKELGLCTQKRQTEGLEEAPQLNSVTCEVCTVVMSYLDDTLKENATEEEIKEALDKVCSYLPSSIKSECTALVDEYSDAIINAIVSGLQPEMVCAEIGLCTGKNLEAQESKTECKFCVGLLTEVFKNNATAEQALQSLKRVCALIPDSPYRTQCDKLATVGERIFNLLMLLGPQKACELIKVCPASNLLQEMRKPFDMVSSVIASTSLDRISSIMTVKGNISCKVCIAVIDGFKEIAAENRTQKSLETLMKLVCIYMLPIYKECTAFIDDNLPKLFKLIENLNSKQICQDIGACPKLSFKFTDIRCHLGAVYRCSSRAAAKRCDSLSYCKKYVWNE
- the LOC116619953 gene encoding prosaposin isoform X2, with amino-acid sequence MAWKVLLLVFLAVPAFAIPPPVNDVFSALKDGPKRYKPIPGLLEPGPIIIRGNDIAQESPEPEQSAECVICEFAMSELKSLIGQNSTQDEIKVALNKVCSLLPSSISKECASFVNTYEEEVLKILSQELNPDMVCTSLGLCSGVKQAVLVKDAAGGGPYCALCEFVMEKLDNELKDNATEQEIEEALSKVCGYLPSSIRSECDALVKEYGPMIIQLLVQELDPSVICKELGLCTQKRQTEGLEEAPQLNSVTCEVCTVVMSYLDDTLKENATEEEIKEALDKVCSYLPSSIKSECTALVDEYSDAIINAIVSGLQPEMVCAEIGLCTGKNLEAQESKTECKFCVGLLTEVFKNNATAEQALQSLKRVCALIPDSPYRTQCDKLATVGERIFNLLMLLGPQKACELIKVCPASNLLQEMRKPFDMVSSVIASTSLDRISSIMTVKGNISCKVCIAVIDGFKEIAAENRTQCTAFIDDNLPKLFKLIENLNSKQICQDIGACPKLSFKFTDIRCHLGAVYRCSSRAAAKRCDSLSYCKKYVWNE